A single genomic interval of Odontesthes bonariensis isolate fOdoBon6 chromosome 3, fOdoBon6.hap1, whole genome shotgun sequence harbors:
- the golt1a gene encoding vesicle transport protein GOT1A produces MANITEFQKIGIGLMGFGLFFLLFGVLLYFDSVLLAFGNILFLAGLTFIIGFKRTAGFFFQRHKFRGTLFFLGGVSLVLCRWPFIGMLVESYGFVLLFRSFFPMALGFVLSAFNVPFLSAFFSSSSSMV; encoded by the exons ATGGCAAACATCACAGAGTTCCAGA AGATCGGTATTGGTCTGATGGGATTTGGTCTATTTTTTCTGCTCTTTGGTGTGCTGCTGTACTTTGACTCTGTCTTACTAGCCTTTGGGAAT ATTCTGTTCCTGGCTGGTTTAACGTTCATTATTGGCTTCAAGAGGACAGCTGGGTTCTTCTTCCAAAGACACAAGTTTCGAGGAACTCTTTTCTTTCTTGGAGGAGTGTCCCTGGTACTGTGTCGTTGGCCATTCATCGGAATGCTGGTGGAGAGTTACGGTTTTGTGCTTCTATTCAG gtcctTCTTTCCCATGGCCCTAGGTTTTGTGCTGTCAGCTTTCAATGTCCCTTTCCTCAGTGCA TTTTTCTCCAGTAGCTCCAGTATGGTGTGA